One window of Mixophyes fleayi isolate aMixFle1 chromosome 3, aMixFle1.hap1, whole genome shotgun sequence genomic DNA carries:
- the MAD2L1BP gene encoding MAD2L1-binding protein produces MEDQGQDHPTRNPRGRSNSLQRRGSRDDLEVSVTFPGMVTTESCCRFTCELLKHILHQRHQLPLPYEQLLLFCKRQQDGDDIGRRPIKAEGSDSRQSQRSMSDLAELLSQLETLFTLTAVPRVLLLLGGTSMNPKELYVINMEGLQLGNGDQSLSSRPCLRQLFHALFLADPFSDLRSSPLMSLVLMVQGHRDCGTDWFRPKMNYKVPARGHSLTIRLSSTRTQNATYSSEEYIWFQAPITLKGFQN; encoded by the exons ATGGAGGACCAGGGTCAGGACCATCCTACGAGGAATCCTCGTGGTCGCAGTAACTCGCTGCAGAGACGCGGCTCCAGGGATGATCTTGAGGTTTCTGTGACGTTTCCGGGGATGGTGACGACGGAGAGCTGCTGCCGATTCACCTGTGAGCTCCTCAAACACATCCTGCACCAGAGACACCAGCTGCCCCTGCCCTATGAGCAGCTTCTCCTCTTCTGTAAGAGGCAGCAG GACGGTGACGATATTGGAAGGAGACCAATAAAAGCAGAAGGGTCTGACTCTCGCCAGAGCCAGCGTTCAATGTCGGACTTGGCTGAATTACTGTCCCAGCTGGAGACTCTCTTCACCCTCACCGCTGTGCCCCGTGTTCTGCTGCTACTGGGCGGCACGTCCATGAACCCCAAAGAGCTGTATGTGATAAACATGGAAGGTTTACAGCTAGGTAACGGGGATCAGAGTCTGAGCTCTCGGCCATGTCTGCGCCAGCTCTTCCATGCGCTATTCCTGGCCGACCCATTCAGCGATCTGCGTTCCTCTCCTCTCATGAGTCTGGTGTTAATGGTGCAGGGCCACCGAGACTGTGGTACGGACTGGTTCCGgcccaaaatgaactacaaagtgCCCGCCAGGGGCCATTCGCTGACCATCAGACTCTCCTCCACTAGAACACAAAACGCCACCTACAGCAGTGAGGAGTATATCTGGTTCCAGGCTCCAATCACACTCAAAGGGTTTCAGAACTGA